The uncultured Desulfatiglans sp. DNA window GCGTCATCGTGGAGTCCCGTGAGGTGGATATCCGCCCCCGGATATCCATCAAAGATGCCGGCGGAAAAACAGCGAACCTGCCCGGGAGCAGCAAGGCGCAGGCGCGGTATCATCTGCCTGTCGGCGCTATCATTATGGTGAACGAGGGCGACGAGGTGGGGGCCGGAGCGGTCTTGGCGAAGATCCCCCGTGAAACGACGAAGACGAAGGACATCACCGGTGGTCTTCCGCGTGTCGCTGAACTTTTTGAGGTACGCAAACCAAAGGAAACCGCAATCATCAGCGAAATCGACGGGGTGGTCTCCTTCGGGAAATACACCAAGGGCAAGCGGAAGATGACGATTACGCCTGAGATCGGCGAACCCGTGGATTACTTCATCGGGCGGGGCAAGCACGTCAGTGTGCTCGAGGGAGATTATGTCAGGGCAGGCGAGCCCTTGATGGACGGTTCGGTCAATCCTCATGACATCCTGAGAATCCGGGGCGTAAAGGAACTCGCCAAGTACCTCGTAGATGAGGTCCAGGAGGTCTACCGCCTCCAAGGCGTCAAGATCAACGACAAGCACATCGAAGTGATCGTGCGTCAAATGCTTCGGCAGGTCAGCGTGACCGATGTCGGGGATTCGCAGTTCCTGTTGGGTGAGCACATCGAAAAATGGCGGTTCGAGGAGGAAAACAGGGCCATCGTGGCCCGCGGTGGGACGCCTGCCAGTGCCGAACCGCTGTTGTTGGGAATCACCAAGGCATCGCTGAGCACGGAAAGTTTCATATCAGCGGCCTCCTTTCAGGAAACGACCAAGGTCCTTTCCGATGCGAGTGTTGCCGGGAAGGTGGATTATCTCAAAGGCCTCAAAGAAAACGTCATCATGGGGCGGCTGATACCAGCCGGGACCGGTGTCCAGACCTACCGGGATATCGATCTGAGCGTGGAGTGATGATTTTTCACGGTCTGGATTAAAACCGCTTGACAAAGAAAAAATTTAGTAATATGTATAGTCTTTTAATTATTCAGGGACCCCATCGCCGACGGGGTCCCTTAGTCTACGTTAGACAGCGCGTTGAGGAGATGCTATGCCGACGATAAACCAGCTCGTCCGAAAAGGCCGCCGACCGCCGAAAAAGAAGACAAAGACACCGGCTCTGCAGGGTGCGCCCCAGAAGAGAGGGGTGTGTGTCCGGGTCTACACCTCGACACCCAAAAAGCCCAACTCCGCCCTTCGAAAGGTAGCGAGGGTGCGATTGACCAATGGGATCGAGGTTACCTCCTACATACCCGGCATGGGGCATAACCTGCAGGAGCACTCGGTTGTGCTGATCCGCGGAGGGCGCGTGAAGGACCTTCCCGGTGTGCGGTATCACATCATTCGAGGCACCATGGACACGACGGGTGTCGGCGACAGGCGACAGGGCAGGTCCAAATACGGCGCCAAGAGGCCGAAGGGACTCTAAGGCGTGGTTGAGGCATAAGCGGAACCAACCCAACACTGGAATTGCGGAGTTTCCATCATGTCGAGGAAGAGAGTAGCCGCCAAGCGGGAGATTACACCGGATCCGCGGCATAAAAGCGTCCTTGCGGCGAAGTTCATCAACAATCTGATGAAGCAGGGAAAAAAGAGTACGGCCCGCACCATCCTCTATGATGCATTCGATATTATAGAATCCAAGACGAAAGAGGATCCGCTGGGCGTCTTCCAAAAGGCGGTCGAGAATGTCAAGCCCATTGTAGAAGTCAAATCACGGCGCGTTGGTGGATCGACCTACCAGGTCCCGACAGAGGTGCGGCCTGCAAGACGACAGGCGCTAAGCATACGATGGCTGATCTCGTTTGCAGAGGGAAGGGGCGAAAAAACGATGGCTGCGAAACTCGCGGGAGAGTTGCTGGATGCGGCAAACCAACGAGGATCAGCTGTAAAGAAGAGGGAAGATACCCATAAGATGGCCGAAGCCAACAAGGCATTCGCTCATTACCGCTGGTAATTGCCCCAGGGAAGAAGCCCCGAAGGAAACGGATTGCGTGTCTCCGTGAAGCGATGGCGCACTCGGAGGGACTATCAAGGAGGATAGGAGATGTCGAAGAAGAAGTTTGAAAGGACGAAGCCGCACGTAAACGTGGGGACGATCGGGCATATCGACCATGGGAAGACGACGTTGACGGCAGCGATCACGAAGCACCTTGCCAAGAAGGGCTGGGCGGACTTTGTTCCTTTTGACGCGATCGACAAGGCGCCGGAGGAGAAGGCGCGGGGGATAACGATTGCGACGGCGCACGTGGAGTACGAGACGCAGAACCGGCACTATGCGCATGTGGACTGCCCGGGTCACGCGGACTACATCAAGAACATGATCACGGGCGCGGCGCAGATGGATGGAGCGATACTGGTGGTGGGCGCGGACGACGGACCGATGCCGCAGACGCGGGAGCACATTCTTCTGGCGCGGCAGGTTGGCGTTCCGAGCATCGTGGTGTTTCTGAACAAGTGTGACATGGTGGACGACGAGGAGCTGATCGAGCTGGTGGAACTGGAGCTGCGGGAGCTTCTGTCGAAGTACGAATTTCCCGGGGACGATATACCGATCATCCGGGGGAGTGCGTTGAAGGCGCTGGAGAGCGACGATCCGGACTCGGCGGAGGCGAAGCCGATCTTCGAGCTGATGGAGGCGATCGACAGTTATATTCCGGCGCCGGTTCGTGATACGGACAAACCTTTCCTGATGCCGATCGAGGATGTGTTCAGCATATCCGGTCGGGGGACGGTGGTGACGGGGCGCGTGGAGCGCGGCGTGATCAAGGTAGGGGAAGAAGTGGAGATCGTTGGGATACGTGATACGACGAAGACGGTCTGCACGGGGGTGGAGATGTTCCGCAAGATTCTGGACCAGGGGCAGGCTGGGGACAACATCGGCGTGCTGCTGCGGGGGACGAAGCGGGACGATGTCGAGCGTGGTCAGGTGGTGGCGAAGCCCGGGAGCATCACTCCGCACACGAAATTCAAGGCGGAGGCTTACATCCTGACGAAGGAGGAAGGTGGTCGTCATACGCCGTTTTTCAACGGGTACCGGCCTCAGTTTTACTTCCGGACGACGGATGTGACGGGTGTGGTGACGCTTCCTGAGGGGATCGAGATGGTGATGCCCGGTGACAATGTATCGATGGAAGTGAAGCTGATCACGCCGATTGCGATGGAGAAGGAGTTGCGGTTTGCCATCCGTGAGGGCGGCAGAACGGTCGGCGCCGGCGTCATCAGTGAAATTATCGAATAAGGAATAAGCGAATGTTAGCCAACCAGAAGATCCGGATACGCTTAAAGGCTTATGACCACAAGCTGCTTGACCAGTCGGCGATGGAAATCCTTGAAACGGCCAGGGAGACGGGTGCACGGGTTGCAGGGCCGATCCCTTTACCGACGGTCATCAATAAATATTGTGTGTTGAGATCTCCCCATGTGAACAAGAAATCGCGCGAGCAGTTCGAAATAAGAACCCATAAGCGGCTTCTGGATATTCTCGAGCCAACCCAGCAGACAGTGGACGCCTTGATGAAGCTGGATCTGGCTGCGGGCGTGGATGTGGAGATTAAACTCTAGAAGTGAAAAGAGGTTAGACGGCCGCCGTGCCGGGCTGTGGATTGGAGCTGATTCAGATGCTTAACAGGCTACTTGGAAAAAAGATAGGCATGACACGTGTTTTTGTCGAGGAAGGCAAAAGCATCCCGGTGACGCTGCTGAAAGTGGGTCCCTGCGTGGTTGTGCAAAAGAAGACTCCGGAGAAGGATGGGTACGCCGCTGTCCAGGTTGGCTATGAATCGAAGCCCGAGAAGCGGCTCAGCAAGCCTTTACAAGGTCATTTCAAGGCTGCTGGCAAAGGTGGATACGCTCATCTGCGGGAAGTGAAGGTGGACGACCCTCAGATGTTCGAGCTTGGACAGGAAATCACGGTAGATGTTTTCTTCCCTGGCGAGACCGTTAACATCGTCGGCACGAGCAAAGGTCGCGGCTTTGCGGGCGTTATGAAAAGATGGGGATTCGGCGGCGGGCGGAAGACGCACGGAAGCCGGTCTCACCGGGTGCCGGGGTCCATCGGCTGCAACACCACCCCCGGTCGTGTGATCAAGGGCAAAAAACTGCCGGGTCGGATGGGGACGCAGCGCCTGACGGTCAAGAACATCCGGGTGGTTGATGTGCGCCCCGAGATGAATCTGCTTATGCTCAAGGGGGCCGTCCCCGGGAGCAAGAACAGTATCGTCGAGATCTGCAAGGTCTGAATCGGGTAGGGTGAGAGAACAGAGGCTTAGAATGACTCTTATAGACGTATACAATCTTCGTAAAGAGAAGGTTTCTGAAACCGAACTGAAGGATGAAATCTTCGGGGTGCCGGTCAAAGAGCATGTCCTGCACGAGGTGGTGGTTTCTCAGTTGAACCGACGCAGGGCTGGAACTGCGGCTTGTAAGAGCCGCTCCCTCGTGAACGCCTCGACGCGGAAACTCTACAGGCAGAAGGGGACCGGAAGGGCGAGAGCGGGATCGGCTTCTTCTCCGACACGGCGTGGCGGAGGGGTAGCTTTTGGGCCCCAGCCGAGGGCTTACGTGAAAAAGGTGGCCAAGAAGGTACGCAAGGCCGCCTTGAGGATGGCGTTGAGCGACAAGCTGACAGGGAGCCAACTGTTCGTAGTCGAGGATTTCAGTCTGCCTGAGATTAAGACGAAGTCGTTTGTCGGGGTCATGCGCCGTTTCGATGTGACGAAAGCCCTGATCGTTACGGCCGATAAAAACGAGAAGCTGGAGAAGTCTTCGAGGAATGTTCCCTGGGTGAAGGTCTTACGTTCAGAGGGGTTGAATGTGTACGACCTCCTGAAGTTCGACCATCTGTTCCTTGAGAAGCCTGCCATCGACAGGATAGAGGAGGCACTGATATCGTAGTGGACACCTATCAGGTCATCGAAGCGCCGCATATCACCGAGAAATCCGGACTGCAGAAGAGCCAGGCCAACCGCATTTCGTTCAAGGTGCATAAGCACGCGAACAAGATAGAGATTCGAAGGGCAGTCGAAAAGCTTTTCAAGGTAAAGGTTCTGGATGTCCGCACGGTGAATGTACAGGGTAAAAAGCGCCGTGTCGGTCGCCATTTCGGGAAGCGTTCCGACTGGAAAAAGGCGATTGTCAAACTTGCGCCCGGCGAAAATATCGAATTTTTCGAAGGACTGTAAACCCGGAGACGTGGCCGAGAGGGCGCTGCGGAGAATATAGCATGGCTATAAGAAAGCACAAGCCGACCTCCCCAGGAAGGCGATACCAGACGACATCGACATTCGAGGAAATTACCAAGAAGGAACCGGAAAAGACTCTGCTGAGGCCGCTCAGGAGTTCCGGCGGGCGGAATGCACTAGGCAGGTTGACTGCCCGCCATAAAGGAGGCGGACACAAGCGTCGCTACCGGGTTATCGACTTTCATAGAGAGAAGGATTCGATCCCGGCGAAGGTCGCTGCAATCGAGTACGACCCGAACAGGGGTGCCCGGATCGCGCTTTTGCATTATGTCGACGGCGAAAAACGGTACATCCTCGCCCCCCACAAACTCCAGGTCGGCGACCAGGTAGTTTCTGGACCGGAAGCGGAGGTTCGGACGGGGAATTGTCTGCCACTCAGGCTGATCCCTTTGGGGACGCACATTCATAATATCGAAATGAATCTAGGCCATGGTGGTCAAATGGTCCGGAGCGCCGGAGCCTATGCGCAGCTCATGGCTAAGGAGGGCAAATACGCCCAGATCAAGCTGCCTTCGGGTGAAGTAAGAGCGGTTTTGCAGGACTGCCGCGCTACCATCGGTCAGGTAGGTAATCTGGAGCACGAGATCCTGTCGGCTGGTAAGGCTGGTAGGAACCGCTGGCTGGGCAGGCGGCCTCATGTAAGAGGCGTTGCCATGAACCCGGTAGACCATCCTCATGGCGGTGGCGAGGGGAAATCCTCTGGGGGCAGGCATCCTGTGACCCCATGGGGCGTTCCGACAAAGGGTTACAAGACCAGAGTCAGGAAACCCAGCGATAAGCTTATTGTTAAGCGAAGAAGCAAAAAGTGATCTACTGGTATGGCCGTCCGGCACGACCCCCGATGGTGTTTGGGCGGAAGACGGCTACCGAGCGTGAGGAGGAATAACTTTGCCGAGATCCCTGAAAAAAGGTCCTTTTGTGGACGACCACCTGTTGAAAAAGGCGCAGGTGGCTGCAGAAACGCAGAGCAGGAAGATCATCAAGACGTGGTCCCGCAGGTCGACCATACTACCGGAATTTGTCGGACTTACCTTCGCCGTTCATAACGGCAAGAAGTTTTTGCCCGTCTTTGTTTCGGAGGACATGGTAGGGCACAAGCTGGGCGAATTTTCACCGACACGGACCTTCTATGGTCATGCCGGGGACAAAAAATCGAAACTCAAGGGCAAGAAGAAGTAGCCTGCGGGTATTAAAGCTGAAGGCAAAGAGATGGAAACGACTGCAAAAGCAAGGTTTGTGCATATCTCCCCGCAGAAGATCCGACTGGTCATGGATGAAGTGAGGGGACAAAAAGTTGACGAGGCAGTTCAGAGGCTCGGCTATGCCCCTCAGAAAGGGGCGCGTATCCTCCGGAAGCTGGTTCAGTCTGCGATTGCCAATGCGGAACAGAATGCCGGGGCTGATGTAGATAAACTGTATATCAAGCGTATTTACGCCGATGAAGGGCCTCTGATGAAGCGGTGGAGACCGAGAGCGCTCGGTCGTGCGACGCGTATCCGAAAGCGGACGAGCCACTTGACCGTAGTTCTGGATGAGGCATAGGAAGCCTGCAAGGACCTCCCCGGGGGTTGGAGACGCGTGCGCATGATTTTGACATTGGGGAGGCGCGAGACACAGGGTTTTTTGAGATGATGAGTCGGCCGCTGTCTCGGCGGCCGCAATGCTTGACCATGCTGGAGGTGTCAATTGGGACAGAAAGTTCATCCCGTCGGTTTCAGGCTGGGGATTAACAAGAATTGGGATTCAAGGTGGTTTGCGGGGAAGGAATACTCCGAATTCGTGCTTGAGGATTTCAAGATCCGCAAATTCCTCAAGGAGAAGCTCCAGCAGGCTGGCGTCGCAAAGATCGAGATTGAACGGGCTGCAAGCAAGATCAGGATTCGGATCCACACTGCAAGGCCTGGGATCGTGATCGGCAAGAAGGGTGCTGAGATCGAGAAGTTGAAGAGGGAGCTCGAGAAGCAGGTCAAGCGTGAGATTATCGTGGATATCCAGGAAGTGCGGAAACCTGAGGTGGAAGCTCAACTGGTGGCAGAGAATGTAGCAATGCAGCTCGTGAGGCGGATTGCTTTTCGCCGTGCGATGAAGAAGGCTGTGAGTTCCTCTCTGCGCTTCGGAGCGCAGGGGATCAAGATCGCGTGCGCGGGACGGCTGGGCGGTGCTGAAATGGCGCGCCGTGAATGGTATCGAGAGGGCAGGGTTCCGCTGCATACGATTCGTGCCGATGTCGATTACGGGTTCGCAAAGGCCTTTACCACCTATGGCGTGATAGGAGTCAAGGTAACCATCTTCAAGGGTGAGATACTCCCTGAAAAGAGCAAGAAGGAATAGATGTTATGCTTAGCCCTAAGAAGGTCAAATATCGCAAGAGACAGAAAGGCCGCACGAAGGGTATGGCCATGCGTGGCAACACCCTCGAATTTGGCGACTACGGTCTGCAGGCGGTGGAGTGTGGCCATATGACGGCCCAACAGATCGAGGCCGCCCGTGTCGCAGTAACGCGTCATGTCAAGCGTGGCGGCAAGATTTGGATTCGGATCTTTCCTGATAAGCCCATCAGCAAGAAGCCTGCAGAGACCCGGATGGGAAAGGGGAAAGGAGCGCCGGAAGCCTGGGTGGCTGTCGTGAAACCCGGGAGAATTCTTTACGAGCTTGAAGGCGTAGCCGAAAATGTTGCAGGGGAGGCATTCCGTCTCGCCGGATTTAAGCTTCCTTTTGCAACCCGCTTTGTCAGCAGGAGATCATGAGGCGATGAAGGCGAAAGAATTGAGAGATCTGAGTGCGGGTGAATTGCGGCAGAAGGAGAAAGACCTCAGCCAGGAGCTGTTCAATCTGAGGTTTCAGAAGGCTACGGGCCAGCTAGGGAATACGGCGATGATCTGCAAGACCAAGCGCGACTTGGCAAGGGTCAAGACGATTCTTGTTGAAAACAAAACGCGCAATATGACTGACTAGGGCGAGGGGACGATGGCAGAGCGAGGCTTACGCAGAAAACTGGTCGGCACCGTTGTCAGTAACAAGATGGACAAGACGGCTGGTGTCGTTGTCGAGCATTTGACCCGTGATAAGAGCTACGGGAAATACATGCGCAGGCATGCTAAATATCTGGCGCATGACCCCAAGAACCTATGTGAGATTGGGGACAAGGTTCGCATCGTCGAAAGCCGCCCTCTCAGCAAGCGGAAGCGATGGCAAGTGATCGAGATTCTTGAGAAGGCAGTGACGCTTTAGCGGTTCACAGCTCTGTGGTTGGAGACGACATATGATACAGATGGAAAGTCAGCTTAAAGTGGCGGATAACTCCGGCGCTAAACTCCTGTCTTGCATCAAGGTCCTTGGGGGAGCGAAGAGGCGTTATGCTGGTGTAGGTGACATCATCGTCGTCTCGATCAAGGAGGCGATGCCGAACTCGAAGGTGAAGAAGGGCGATGTTGCCAAAGCGGTCATCGTCAGGACCAAGAAGGAGATTCGTAGGCCGGATGGATCTTACATCAAGTTTGATGACAATTCCGCCGTTCTTATCAATACGCAGAAAGAGCCGATCGGGACCCGGATCTTCGGCCCGGTGGCGCGTGAACTGCGGGCCAAGAATTTTATGAAAATTGTTTCGCTTGCACCCGAGGTGCTGTAGATGCCCCGAGGACCGTGGCGGATAAGGAGCCTTTAAAGTGCTGAAGAAACATCCTACAATCAAGAAGAATGACAAGGTGATGGTCATCGCCGGCAAGGAAAAGGGAAAGATCGGTACCGTGCTCAAAGTGGATTCTGAAAAGGGGCGGTTGATTGTCGAAAAGGTGAACGTGGTCAAGAGGCATGCCAAGCCGAACCCACGCACTGGACAGGGTGGGATCATCGAGAAGGAGGCTTCTTTACACATCTCGAATGTGATGGTCGTTTGCAACAAGTGTGCTGAGGCGACCAGGATCGGCAAGCGTGTCCTTGAGGACGGAACAAAGGTCCGAACCTGCAGGAAATGTGGGGAAGCGGTGGACGCTTGATGGCGGCGCGTCCTTGTTTATTTCCGATTCCTGATGGATCGGCTTCGAGGAGGACAACGTGTCTCGATTGAAAGAAAAGTATGAGACTGAGGTAGTACCCGCCCTGATGAAGGAGTTCGGTTACACGTCTATCATGGCAGTGCCTAGGATAGAAAAGGTTGTATTGAATATGGGGCTTGGCGAGGCGATTCAGAACATCAAGGTGCTGGATTATGGTGTCGATGAACTGACGCGGATTGCCGGTCAGAAGGCAGTCATAACCAAGGCCAAGAAATCCATCGCCGGTTTCAAGTTGCGCCAGGGTATGCCCATCGGATGCATGGTGACCCTTCGGCATATGCGGATGTTCGATTTCCTCGATAAGCTGTTCAATATCGCTATGCCACGTGTGCGCGATTTCCGCGGAATTTCCGATAAGATATTTGACGGAATGGGGAATTGCAGCATCGGCATAAAGGAGCATATTATTTTTCCGGAAATTGAATATGACAAGATCGACAAGGTAAAGGGCGTCAATATCTCGATTGTGTCCAGTGCCAGGACTGATGACGAGGCCCTGTTCATGTTGAAACAACTTGGAATGCCATTTCGTAATTGATAGGGGGTTATTTTGGCTCGGACATCGCTTATTGTAAAGGCACAGAGAAAGGCCAAATTTTCCACACGTAACTACAATCGTTGCCCAATGTGCGGCCGCAGCCGGGCATATCTGAGGAAATTCGGTATCTGCCGAATCTGTTTTAGAAATCTGGCCTTGAGCGGTGAGATACCCGGCGTGGTCAAATCCAGCTGGTGAGAATGGATGACCCTTAACGAGAATGGTATGAAGGAGTTTTTGGGATGACAATGACGGACCCCATAGCGGACATGCTCACTCGCATAAGAAATGCCTTGCGCGCGTCTCATGAAGTCCTGGATGTACCCGCCTCAAAGGTGAAGCTTAATATGGTGAAGGTGTTGAAATCCGAGGGGTATATCAAAAATTTCAAGATCGTTTCGGACGGGCGGCACAGACAGATACGAATCTTTTTGCGCTATGACAAGGACGGTTCTCCTGTGATAGACGGGATCAAGCGGGTGAGCAAACCGAGCTGCCGCGTTTATAAAGGCCATAATGAGATGCCGCCTGTTCTGAATGGATTGGGTGTCAACATTGTGTCCACA harbors:
- the rpsL gene encoding 30S ribosomal protein S12 (Evidence 2a : Function from experimental evidences in other organisms; Product type s : structure); this encodes MPTINQLVRKGRRPPKKKTKTPALQGAPQKRGVCVRVYTSTPKKPNSALRKVARVRLTNGIEVTSYIPGMGHNLQEHSVVLIRGGRVKDLPGVRYHIIRGTMDTTGVGDRRQGRSKYGAKRPKGL
- the rpsG gene encoding 30S ribosomal subunit protein S7 (Evidence 2a : Function from experimental evidences in other organisms; PubMedId : 10094780, 10606263, 10772857, 11160889, 11684020, 12244297, 12809609, 1398129, 1552908, 2461734, 385062, 6349681, 6989816, 7000779, 7507167, 7556101; Product type s : structure), which produces MSRKRVAAKREITPDPRHKSVLAAKFINNLMKQGKKSTARTILYDAFDIIESKTKEDPLGVFQKAVENVKPIVEVKSRRVGGSTYQVPTEVRPARRQALSIRWLISFAEGRGEKTMAAKLAGELLDAANQRGSAVKKREDTHKMAEANKAFAHYRW
- the tufB gene encoding protein chain elongation factor EF-Tu, possible GTP-binding factor (duplicate of tufA) (Evidence 2a : Function from experimental evidences in other organisms; Product type f : factor), yielding MSKKKFERTKPHVNVGTIGHIDHGKTTLTAAITKHLAKKGWADFVPFDAIDKAPEEKARGITIATAHVEYETQNRHYAHVDCPGHADYIKNMITGAAQMDGAILVVGADDGPMPQTREHILLARQVGVPSIVVFLNKCDMVDDEELIELVELELRELLSKYEFPGDDIPIIRGSALKALESDDPDSAEAKPIFELMEAIDSYIPAPVRDTDKPFLMPIEDVFSISGRGTVVTGRVERGVIKVGEEVEIVGIRDTTKTVCTGVEMFRKILDQGQAGDNIGVLLRGTKRDDVERGQVVAKPGSITPHTKFKAEAYILTKEEGGRHTPFFNGYRPQFYFRTTDVTGVVTLPEGIEMVMPGDNVSMEVKLITPIAMEKELRFAIREGGRTVGAGVISEIIE
- the rpsJ gene encoding 30S ribosomal protein S10 (Evidence 2a : Function from experimental evidences in other organisms; Product type s : structure), with product MLANQKIRIRLKAYDHKLLDQSAMEILETARETGARVAGPIPLPTVINKYCVLRSPHVNKKSREQFEIRTHKRLLDILEPTQQTVDALMKLDLAAGVDVEIKL
- the rplC gene encoding 50S ribosomal subunit protein L3 (Evidence 2a : Function from experimental evidences in other organisms; Product type s : structure); amino-acid sequence: MLNRLLGKKIGMTRVFVEEGKSIPVTLLKVGPCVVVQKKTPEKDGYAAVQVGYESKPEKRLSKPLQGHFKAAGKGGYAHLREVKVDDPQMFELGQEITVDVFFPGETVNIVGTSKGRGFAGVMKRWGFGGGRKTHGSRSHRVPGSIGCNTTPGRVIKGKKLPGRMGTQRLTVKNIRVVDVRPEMNLLMLKGAVPGSKNSIVEICKV
- the rplD gene encoding 50S ribosomal protein L4, yielding MTLIDVYNLRKEKVSETELKDEIFGVPVKEHVLHEVVVSQLNRRRAGTAACKSRSLVNASTRKLYRQKGTGRARAGSASSPTRRGGGVAFGPQPRAYVKKVAKKVRKAALRMALSDKLTGSQLFVVEDFSLPEIKTKSFVGVMRRFDVTKALIVTADKNEKLEKSSRNVPWVKVLRSEGLNVYDLLKFDHLFLEKPAIDRIEEALIS
- the rplW gene encoding 50S ribosomal subunit protein L23 (Evidence 2a : Function from experimental evidences in other organisms; PubMedId : 10094780, 12809609, 3892488, 391594; Product type s : structure) → MDTYQVIEAPHITEKSGLQKSQANRISFKVHKHANKIEIRRAVEKLFKVKVLDVRTVNVQGKKRRVGRHFGKRSDWKKAIVKLAPGENIEFFEGL
- the rplB gene encoding 50S ribosomal subunit protein L2 (Evidence 2a : Function from experimental evidences in other organisms; PubMedId : 9531480; Product type s : structure); this encodes MAIRKHKPTSPGRRYQTTSTFEEITKKEPEKTLLRPLRSSGGRNALGRLTARHKGGGHKRRYRVIDFHREKDSIPAKVAAIEYDPNRGARIALLHYVDGEKRYILAPHKLQVGDQVVSGPEAEVRTGNCLPLRLIPLGTHIHNIEMNLGHGGQMVRSAGAYAQLMAKEGKYAQIKLPSGEVRAVLQDCRATIGQVGNLEHEILSAGKAGRNRWLGRRPHVRGVAMNPVDHPHGGGEGKSSGGRHPVTPWGVPTKGYKTRVRKPSDKLIVKRRSKK
- the rpsS gene encoding 30S ribosomal protein S19 (Evidence 2a : Function from experimental evidences in other organisms; Product type s : structure), giving the protein MPRSLKKGPFVDDHLLKKAQVAAETQSRKIIKTWSRRSTILPEFVGLTFAVHNGKKFLPVFVSEDMVGHKLGEFSPTRTFYGHAGDKKSKLKGKKK
- the rplV gene encoding 50S ribosomal subunit protein L22 (Evidence 2a : Function from experimental evidences in other organisms; Product type s : structure) gives rise to the protein METTAKARFVHISPQKIRLVMDEVRGQKVDEAVQRLGYAPQKGARILRKLVQSAIANAEQNAGADVDKLYIKRIYADEGPLMKRWRPRALGRATRIRKRTSHLTVVLDEA
- the rpsC gene encoding 30S ribosomal subunit protein S3 (Evidence 2a : Function from experimental evidences in other organisms; PubMedId : 10094780, 12244297, 12809609, 387449, 3892488, 7556101, 9716382; Product type s : structure), which produces MGQKVHPVGFRLGINKNWDSRWFAGKEYSEFVLEDFKIRKFLKEKLQQAGVAKIEIERAASKIRIRIHTARPGIVIGKKGAEIEKLKRELEKQVKREIIVDIQEVRKPEVEAQLVAENVAMQLVRRIAFRRAMKKAVSSSLRFGAQGIKIACAGRLGGAEMARREWYREGRVPLHTIRADVDYGFAKAFTTYGVIGVKVTIFKGEILPEKSKKE
- the rplP gene encoding 50S ribosomal subunit protein L16 (Evidence 2a : Function from experimental evidences in other organisms; PubMedId : 10094780, 12809609, 3892488, 6154696, 786730; Product type s : structure), giving the protein MLSPKKVKYRKRQKGRTKGMAMRGNTLEFGDYGLQAVECGHMTAQQIEAARVAVTRHVKRGGKIWIRIFPDKPISKKPAETRMGKGKGAPEAWVAVVKPGRILYELEGVAENVAGEAFRLAGFKLPFATRFVSRRS
- the rpmC gene encoding 50S ribosomal subunit protein L29 (Evidence 2a : Function from experimental evidences in other organisms; PubMedId : 10094780, 1092361, 12809609, 3892488; Product type s : structure); the protein is MKAKELRDLSAGELRQKEKDLSQELFNLRFQKATGQLGNTAMICKTKRDLARVKTILVENKTRNMTD
- the rpsQ gene encoding 30S ribosomal subunit protein S17 (Evidence 2a : Function from experimental evidences in other organisms; PubMedId : 10094780, 12244297, 12809609, 151587, 344065, 3892488, 7556101, 781296, 9868784; Product type s : structure) codes for the protein MAERGLRRKLVGTVVSNKMDKTAGVVVEHLTRDKSYGKYMRRHAKYLAHDPKNLCEIGDKVRIVESRPLSKRKRWQVIEILEKAVTL
- the rplN gene encoding 50S ribosomal protein L14 (Evidence 2a : Function from experimental evidences in other organisms; Product type s : structure) yields the protein MIQMESQLKVADNSGAKLLSCIKVLGGAKRRYAGVGDIIVVSIKEAMPNSKVKKGDVAKAVIVRTKKEIRRPDGSYIKFDDNSAVLINTQKEPIGTRIFGPVARELRAKNFMKIVSLAPEVL